The Phycisphaerae bacterium genome contains the following window.
CCGTGAGATCGGGACTCACTTCGTCTTCACTGCCGGAATCAACACCGGCCGCAGCATCGGCCAGGTGTTCTTCGCATGGGAGATCTCGGTCAACTCCTCGTACGCGTTGCGGAACACCTCATCCCGCCCCTGACCCTGACTGTTTCGGTAAAGCTCCTGGTCGATCGCCGCCCGAATGCGGAACAAGCGCCATCGCCAGGCCCGACGAGCCTCCGGCGTCATCCGAGCTTCGATCCGCTCGGTCAACTCGCAGGCCTTGACCGCACTCTCGGCAACCTTGGCCCGCACGTGATTGGCCTCGAAGATCTTGACCACTTCCACGACCTCGTCGGCCACCGCGGGGGAGAACTCGTACGCAGCATAGTCCCTGACCGTCTCGATAGCCGGCCGCTCGGGCGACCAGTATAACTGGGCGCAGATCACCTTGTTGAGGTCCTCGTAGATACCCTCCGAGTACGGAATGCCCCCGGAGAGCTTGCCTCGGGTTTCATCCCATCGCTTCTGGAGCCGGCCGGGATGCGGATTGGCCCCGTACCCGCCCCATGGTTCCTGCCCGTACATGCTGATATCCGGGAAGTTCAGCAGCGGAAAGCCTCCCGGCACGCCCTTCTCCAGCGGATAGCGCGGGTACTCCTCGAAATTGTCGGCCATGACGTAGTCCACCCAGGCCGGCTTGTTCGCTCCGCTCCAGCATCGCTGGAAGATGCCGAAGTCGGACTGGTCGACGTCGCTGTCGTGATCGAAGTCACTGGCTCTGCAGCCCGCGGAAAGCGGCATCGAGGGGCCGGATATACAAGACCGGAACAGGCTGAAGTCGTCCAAGTCCACGTCCCCGTCGAAATCGAGATCGGCCAGCGGTTGGGTGATGGGTGCCGTCGAAGCGACCCAGATCGGTCCGTAACGCAGACTGCCGTCGGTGGCGCTCAAACTGGAATCGCGGGCGACTTCACCGAAGCCCTCGTCCATGCGCCAGTAACCCACTAGGCCGGATTCAGTTCCGGCCAAGCGGCGATTCATGTCGGCGGCAGTCTCGCCGGCGCTACGGGCTCGGTTCCAGATGCGGACTTCGTCCATGAGGCCATCGAAGAAGCGGTTGTTCACGGTATTCCCGCCGAGGTCGATGAAGACGGGAGTATCGAGAGTCTCTGTCGTCGCCCCGGTCTGCACAGCCTCTTCGCGGCCGTTGACGTAGACCTTGATGGTGCCGGTCTGTTGAACACGTACCGCCGCCACGTGGACCCAATCGCCTGAGTTGACCGAAGTGGTCGATTGAACCATCACGTCCGGCCCGCCCACCGAGAAGGCGAACTTCGAGTTGACTATCCCGCTGCAGAAATCTCGAGAGTCACCGTACGGCAGGTCAGCGTGGATCACCGGCCGGCCGTCCCACGGGGCATACCCCACATCGGCGGAGGTGGTCTTGATCCAGGCTTCGAGTGTGAAGTCGTTGCCGATCTGGCGGCGAACCCGGACGTGGTCATCGACTCCGTCAAACCGAAGGGCCTTGCCCCTGATCGTACTGCTTTCTGGAGCGGTCGTGAATGAGAAGACAGACGACCACGGGCTCATACCCGTCGAATTGAGAGCTCGGACACGGTAATAGCAGCTCCCGCCCGTGGGCAGGTCGATGACCTGGTACTGCGTTCCCTCCACCCACCGATCCACGTAGTTGTCGGTGAAGGTAGGGTCGGTGGAGATCTGTAGGCCGTACCAGCGGGCCCCTGCAGCCGCCATCCATTTGAAGACCGTTTGAGGTGGGATGCCGACCGCTTGGTTCGCAGGCTCGGTCGGGTGCGGCGTTGCCGGGACGGAGCCGGAGATCGGTCCGGCGGGCACGTGGGTTTGCCAGGCCTCGGCTGGCACTCCCACATAGGTGGTGCCGTTCCAGATCCGGTTTTGCATGTAGTCCTCGTACCAGCGATGCCAGCTGCCGCCGGCATCAGGGTCCGGGGCGTAGCCGAATGCCTCGGCGTCGTGAAGGCCGGGTATCTGGGAGTCCGGCGATCGGTAATAGCCTTCCACGTTGTGGAGCCATTCGTGGAGAATGATCTCTTCCGGGTAGGTGGCGCCCCAGGCGACGTAGTTGATTGGCATATGGATGACCGAGAAGCCCGCCGAGTTCGCCCTGCCGGAAAGACCGACGGAAGCGACCCCGCTGATCCAAATGTCGTTGAGGCTGTAGACCATGGAGATGGAATCATAGATGTCGCCGGGGTTGTAGATGGAAATCTCACGCAGGGCCTGGTATTCGTCGGGAGCGCCATTGGAGTTCAGAGTTTTCATGGGGTCGGTCACGGTGACGATCTTGAGGCTCATGGCGGCCTTTCCGGCCGACCAAGCCGAGATCGTGACTGGGAGGCGAGAGACAGCTTGGACCACGTAGATGTAGTCCGTGTCACTCATTGAATAAGCGGCGTGCTGCTCGTTTCCGGCAGAGTCGATGTAGGTTGCGTCCACGTTGCGGTAAATGAGGACGAGCATCTTCCAGGGGATGGGGGCGGCGTCGGCTCGAGCCCCGATCGTCGGCTGGTCTGAGCCTCGAACCGTCGCGAATCCGGCGATGATCATCATCGCGGCGGTCGTGATAGCGAGGAACAGATGACCCTGCCTGTCGTTCGTGCCGCGGGCTGAGCTCAACGGTGATTTCCTCCATTCGGTGGACCACGATGACAACTCGCTGTGTAGCAAGAGCGATGGCACTGACGGCCGTTTGTCTCGTCAGTTCGCGCAGTTCGGATCGGCCATTCCCGGTCCACTGTAGCAGCGCTGGAAGACGCCGAAGTCATCCTGATCCACGTCGCCGTCGCCATCGAGGTCCTTGTCCTGGCAGCCGGTCCAGTACGGAATCGCCGGGCCGCTGTGGCAGGCCTCAAGAGCCTGCACGTCGAGTTGATCCACGCCGTAGTCGTGGTTGAAGTCGGCGCGCGCAAAGCCGGCGGAGGTGGTGGTGGAGACCAGCTTCACTGAGCCGGGCGTGTAGACCACTTGGAAAACCTCCGAGCCGGTGACCTGAGCGAAGGCGCCGGTGATGGCCTGGGCCGTCAGGATCACAAACTCCTGGCCTGGCCGAGGTTTGAGCTGGGGGATGATGGACAAAGTGCCCTCGAGGGCCGCGGCCTCACCCACCGCCAGCAGGCTGAGCTGGCCGGCAGCCGGCCCGGCAAGCGTTACCTGGAGCGTGCCGTCGGCAGTCTGTGTGAAACTCCCGCCGAGCGTCATTGTGCCGAGATTGTGGCCCGGCGAGACGACTCCGCTGCTGGTGAGGTCCCCGGTGATGGTGCCGCGGCCGGTGAGCTGGCCAGCAGCCGAGTCGATGACCACGTCGCCGCGGATCGAGCCGGCGTTGTTCACCGTGCCGGCGTGAATGGTCAGCGCAGCGGCGGCATCCGACGCAGGCAACCGGGGAGGCGCCCCGCCCGTCCCAGCCCCGGCGCTGAGATCGACGATCCCCGGGGGGCCGATGTCCAAAGCTCCGCCGCTGATGTAGCCACTCCCGGTCTCGAGGGTGCCGTTCACCGTGGTGGTGCCAGCCGCCTGCGTGTACGGAAAACCGGTCATGCTCACACCAGTGTCGATGGTTGTGCTGCCATTGTTCGTATAGCTGGGGGTATCGGGGCCGCTGATGAGCGGCCCGTCGGTGATGTTAAATGCTCCGTTATTGATGATGGTTACGTTTACGGTGCCGTAGCCGGCGACGTTGGAGTCGTTGGTGAAATCGGCGCCGGGATTGTCGATGAGCTCACCATTCATCATGTACCACCAGCCCCAGCCATAGAGCACCGTGGGGCCGATGAGCACGACGGTGCCGTGGAGGGTGAAGGTCCCGGTGTTAATGAGTGAGCCTGAATACTGCTGTGTCTGACCGGGGCCGACGTTGACGCCGCTGACGTCCACGGCCGCGCCTGGGACGTAGAAGAAGTTAGACACCTTTTGCGTCGAGAAGCCGAGTCCCGTCGAGCCGGTGAAACCGATGTAGGCGGTATTCCCGCCGGCCAAAGTCGGGATCGGCAGGTCTAGACGAGCCCACCCCGTGTGCTCGCCGGTGACGGTGTTCTGCATCGTCCAGGCAAGGGTGTCAATGTCAGGCGGATGGCCGCTGATATTGTCGCCGAAGCGCATGATGATGCGGATCGGGTGCCCGCAACGCAGGCACTGGCAGGGCAAATAGTAGGTCATCCGGCCCTTTTCGAGGATGGCCAGCCGGGAGCCGCCGTAGATGTTGAAGGCCACAGCGACGGAAGGGGCAATGCCCTGGGCCCCGCTACGCAGATAGCCAAGGTTGCTGCCGCTGCCGCCCACGGCCGTAGGACCCTCATTCTGAAGGCAGAAGGTGAAACCATCGGCCCCGCCGTAAAACGGGTCGAAGTTGCTGGCCGTGTAGAAGAAGCCGAGGGTGAACGGCTTGGTCACCGGCTGCGGGATCACGAAGAAGGCGCTGGTGGCCTGGTTGAAGAGGCTGTTGGTGAGATAGAGGTTTTGCTTGTCAACCCAAGCCCCGCCGTTGAGGCTCCAGCCGAAGCCGTCGTTGAAGCCGATGAGCTGCCCGGCGGCCGGCAGCGTGAGAGCCGCCTGGAGAGCCACTGCTGCAAGGAAACGCGTGGGGGTTGCCGGCTTGGGCGACATGGCAGGAAGCTCCTTTCTTTCCCCCCGTGAATACGGGGGTTCCTCTCGGCTGGCGATGAAATGCAGTAATAGTAATCAGCCTATCACTAGAGCGAAATCGGGTCAAGCGTTTTCTGGTCCGGATAACGTGACAGTTTAGTCCCTGCGCGGGTGTTGGTCCCGTGTTCTGGCGGCATTGGCGGGCCAAGGAGGTAGGGCGCGGCGCGATGGTTAGGAGCTATTGGCGAAGAGGGCGGCCCGGGCGGCAGGCAGGGGTTGAGTGAGCAGGGCGACCACGAATTGGGTCGGATCCCTGCCTTGCGACCGGATAACGGGACGGGACGGGTCCGTTTATAGCGAACGCCTGTTTTCCACCGAACCGTCGTCCTTTCGCTTGCGCGGGCCGACCGCGAGGACGAAGCGAGCTCTCCAGGCCAGCTTTCGCACCGTCTTGGCCGTCCCGTCCGGCATGCCGAACGGCCGGCCACGGGCGATCGAGAGCCGCAGGCCGTCGAGTTCCAACTGCCGATCCGGCCTGTACGATGGAGGGGTCTTGGGGGGCGTACGAGTTCGTACGAACCATCCTGGGCGACTGCGAAAAGGACGGCGACGTGGATCAGTCCGACTTCGGCATGCTCCAAAGACGCTACCGCGGTTCGAACCGTCCGGCCGATCCGAGTTGCATGGATTGAGTGACTGGAGCACTCGTAGTCACGGCCAGATCCTCGCCCTCGAGTATTGCCATGAGGCCTGTGGTGACTGGTAACTGATGGGCGCCCGGCGGTCAGGTCAGCCGATCAGCAGTCGGCGCCGGCGGATGTAGTCCCAGACCACGTACCGGTCGAGGTCGCGGCCGCCGGTGAAGAAGACCCGGCCGCGGGTGGACTCTGCCATCCGGTGGGCGAACTGCACATCCTCGCTGGATTGGGACCAGTTGGGCAACAGAAAGATGTTGATGGTAATACCCTGGCGGGCGCAAAGCCGGGCCTCGCGCAGCGTGGCCTCTTCCGTGAGTGGATGCGGTGGATAAAGCAGGTACAGAAACCGGCCTTCGAAATGAGCGGTGGGCAGGCCGTCAGTCAACAGGATGATCTGGCGGTTCGGCGTATCCCGCACGGTAAGAAACTGCCGCGCAAGCTGCAAGCCGTGCTGGATGTTAGTGAAGTGCGGCGGAATGTCGAACTCGGTGAGATCCGTGCGACTCATGTCCGCCTTCAGGGCGATGGAAGGGTCGTTCAGGGTCACCGGCTTGGGCATCAGGCCAGGCAACTCGGAGATGTGCCGCGGCTTCGCGAAAGTGTACATCTCGATGAACTGCAAGAAATCACCTGGATACTCACTACAGATCAGCCCGTGCAGGGCCAGGCCCATGCGCTTGGCGTTGATGTACTGGCCACCGTAACGCATCGAGCCGCTCATGTCGATCAGTACAGCCGTGGCACACTTCGGGTTGTTTCGCGTCCTGTAGATCTCGATGTCTCCCGGCCTCATTCGCACGGGCACGCCCGGTCCGTCGCGGATCATGGCGTTCACCATCGAGGCGGGGATGTCCATGTGCGTCAGTGAGTCGCCGAACTCGTAGGCCTTGGTTTGCTGGATCTCAATGGCCCCCTCGCCGATGATCGGTCCGGTGTGCCTGCCGGATCGGGCGGCCTGCAGATCACTGAATATCTCCTGCAGGAGCCGCGATTGGAACAGACGAAAAGCCCTCGGGGTCAGGCGGTAGCCACCTTTCGTTCTCTCGAGCCCTTGTCGCTCCGCCAGTTCGCGCAGGTAGTCCTGAAGGTACTGCTGAAGGGCATTCAGCCGTTCGATGTCGCCCGGTTCGGCGAACTCGGACAGCTCCTGCATGTCGATGATCCCGATCTGCCCGGTCTCCGCCGCTTTCTTGAGCTGTTCCAACAGCCGGTCAATCTTCTCCAGCTCCTCCTTGACCGCCAGGGCTTTCGGGATGTCCATCGAGGTCTGGCCGCTGAACTCGTACTTCGCCGCCAATTCGTCCACCTGGTACTTCTCCCCCAGCAACTCCATGAGCGAGACCAGCCGGCCGGCAAGTTCCGGCGATCGGCGCTCGACTCGATACCAGAGCCGCTCCAGGTCGTAAAGCTGCTCGCCGCGAGCGGCGGAGCGAAACGAATCCGCCAACCATTTGGGCACGCGGACGCCCCGGTATTCCGCCTGCCAGCGCCGGTGGATCTCCTCTTGAACCGCGTCGGTTTCATACGTCGTGAGGATCTTGCGCTTCCGCTCCAGCAGCATGGCGATGAGCGATCCGAGGCTTGGCCCCAGCGAGGCAATCTGGCTGGGATCGATCCGGACCGCCCGAGCCAGCTCTTCTTCGGTCAGCTCACGCAGGCTGCCATACGCCAGCATGTGGTCAAACGCCGGAGCGACCACATCCGGGGGTGGCACGGTCGGGCTCGGGAAATCCTTCGGGTCAAATCTCTGGTAGGTGTGGATGATCCCGCCCAGACGTTGCAGATCGGCCAAGCTCGGCGGTCGGTCAAAGCTCATAGGTGATCCTACCATGGCGCTGGCTGCGGGAGATCTGGTCCTTGGCGTGGAGCCCGGCGAGCACGAACTCGACGCACGACGCCCGCACCGCCGGGCTGTCCGCTGGGTTCACCTCAAAGGCCTTCTCCCAGATCTTCGGTATCCGCTGCACCCGCTCGGCATAGTGCGATGACGGCAACATGTCGCCGACCTCGATCTTCACTCCCTTGGAAAAGACACCGGTGATCTCCTCCAGTCCATGCCGATCGACATATTCATCGAACACCGTCCGGATCGCCTCGGCCAAGATGGCGTCCAACACCTGCCGCTCAGACATCTGCTGGGAGCCCATCATGTCCAGCTCGAGCTTGCCGAGCGACGAGGCCTCGAGATGGGCGAGATCGGAAACCCGGGGGACGGCCGGCCGCTCCCCGAGCCGCACCGCCCGCTGGCGGGCGCTGGCGACCATCGTGCGGTAGTTGGCAATGCTCAGCCGGGCACTGACCCCCGACTGCTGATCCACATACTTGGATCGCCGGGCGCAGATGCTCATCTGCTCGACGATCTCCTTCATGAACGGCGGAACCTGCACCGAAAACTCGCCGTCTAAGCTGATACCCGCCTCCTGCTCCATGATCCGGATACCCGCTTCGCGCTGCCGCGGATAGTGAGTGTGAATGACCGTACCAATCCGATCCTTGAGTTGCGGAATGACCTTGCCGCTGCGGTTGTACGTGGCTGGATTCGCAGAGAACAGGATCAGCACATCGATATCGAACTTGACCGGAAAACCACGAATCTGCACGTCCCGCTCTTCCAGGATGTTGAACAGGCCGACCTGCACCAGCTCGTCGAGCTCGGGCAACTCGTTCATCGCGAAGATCCCACGGTGCATGCGCGGAATAAGCCCGAAGTGCAGAGCCTCCTCGGCCCCCAAACTCGTGCCGGCCGCCAGCTTGGCCGGGTCGATCTCGCCAATGATGTCAGCAAACTTCGTGCCCGGGCTGAGCCGCTCCGCGTACCGATGCTCGCGCGGCCACCAGGTGATTGGCACGTCGTCTACGGAGTGCTCGGCCAGGAATCGCTTGCCGGCCGCGGTCACGGGCTTAAACGGATCCTCGTGGACCGGGCAGTCGGGAATGTCCAGACAGGGAATCTCGGGATCGAGAAACCGAACCAGCAACCGCATCAGCCGGCTCTTCGCCTGCCCCTTCTCGCCGAGGAACAGCAAGTCGTGCTGGGCCAGCAGGCCGATATTGACCTCCGGGATGACCGTGTCTTCGTACCCCACGATGCCGGGGAACAACTCACCACCGTCCCGTAGCATACGCAGGAAGTTGTCATGCACCTCACGTTTGACCGACTTGGTCTGCCACCCGCTGTCGCGCAACTCATTCAATGTAGTCGGTTTATGACTCATCCGCATCGGCCATGCCACTCGGCGGACAACCGGCCGTCAAGCTGCATGATCACGCCACATGCACGGCCACTCTCAGGGCATCCGCCATCGCACAATGATAGGTCCCGGCCACGAGAACGACCAAAACGGGCGGTTTCAGCGATGCTGCAAGCGATCGAAGGTGTGGGTGTGACGCCAACCGGCCGCGAGGTGACCCGCCGAACACGCTGAACACGCGAAAGGCACACTCTGCTGATCCGCCAGACCGCAATGGGTGAACCACTATCGCCCTTGCCTCCGAAGCCGATCATACACGACCTCCAGGAGTTCGACGGCTCGCATGTCCTGGGGGCGCCCCATGGCTCGTTTGGCCTGGATCAAAGAGTCGATGCTGAGCACACGGTAGGTTCGGCCATCCAGATCGACAGTGACTGCACGGCCGGCAACCTCATCGTACCCGCCAAGCCCGGCGATTTCGCCAAGAACGTCGATCTGCCCGAGATCGGTCTCGATGTACAGGTTCTTGAACCCGTGGAGGCGAGCGGGATCCTCCGGCAGCGGCGGACGGTCCGGCCGCATCCGGTGTTTGGGATGAAGCCCGTTCAGGGCCGCAAGCAACCGGGTGAGGTTCTCCGGACTCATCGGAGCGCAGACGTCGATATCCTCGGTAATCAGCCCGCAGCCGTGAACAACACCAGCCATGCCGCCCACCAGCACGCACTCAACGCCGTGGTCAGCCAGCCGCTTGAGGAGGTCGAGGGTCGAAGCCATAGAGCTTGGTTCCCGCCAAACGCAGGGCACGTACCAGAGCCAGCGACCGATCATTCCGGCGTATCCGATCAGCCGGAGACAATGCCAGCCAGTCGTCGAGCAAACGAGCGTCGGCCTCAGCGTCCCTCTCGAACGAACGACCCTCAGCCGCAACGGGCTCAGGATTGACCTCTGCGGAACACATCAACTGCTATTCTACTTCGCGGCTTCTCAATCAGCCAGACCGCACGCCAAGCTGACGCAGTTGTGGATCCACCGCCCCCAAGCATCCCTCGGGATGTGTTCGGCAGATTGCGTTGGCACTACGTGGAACTGAGCCTGATACAGCCCCCAAAAGAGCATCGAACCAAAACGCGGTATCAGGGGCCCGGGGGGCGCCACGACCATGGACAGTTGGGCGATGGAACAACCATGTACGGCCGTAGCACACCGATGCAGGTCTCGGGATTGACCGCGGTGACACACCGCTACCTGCGGCCGTCTCCTCATGACCGCGCGAAACCTGCCCACCCCGCGGGCTGCCTCGGTTTCTCGGATGTGCCCGCGAGACGGCAGGAACCCTGCAACCGCCTTGACGCCCCCGCCCCCTGACGGTACGCTATGGGATCCCCGGTAAGGGCCACGGACCGGCCCCCGGAGGTAATCTGTCCGTTATGCGGACGCTGAGACGGGGACGGGAAACCTATGGCCCAAACGCTTGACCCGGAGCTCATGGAGATCCTCGTTTGTCCGGAAAGCCACGCCCGGCTGGAACAGGTCGGCGAATGGCTTTACAGCACCGACCCGGCCACCCGGCGGCGGTACCCCATCCGGGAGGGGATTCCGATCATGTTGATCGACGAGTCCGAGGTCGTCGATGAGGCGGAGTTCAAGCGGATCATGCAACAGGTTCAGGAGAAACGTGCGAATGGCTAACGATGCACAGAGGAAGTCCGGCGGCCGCCGGCAGGAAAAACGCCGCTTCGCGGACCGGGGCGGCGAAGGCTGGAAAGGCCCGATCATCGACTACAAGGAGGTCGAGCTGCTCCGCAAGTTCATGACCGCCAGCAGCAAGACCATGTCCCGCAAGCGGGCCGGCACCAGCGCCCGCGAGCAGCGCGACCTGCGCCGGGCCATCAAGCGAGCCCGGTTCCTCGCCCTGCTACCCTACACCGGGACTTGATCCGGCCGAATACCGGGCAAGCGCCCGTAGCTCAATTGGACAGAGCATCTGGCTTCGGACCAGAGGGTTGGAGGTTCGAGTCCCCCCGGGCGCGTTCGTGAGTGACTCATCCCCTTTCCTTAGAGCGGACCTTGCTGCATGATCGACCCGAAACTCATCCGCCAGGACCCCGAACGGTTCAAGAACGCCGTCAAGCTGAAACGGATGGACTGTGATATCGATGCGTTCTGTACCCTGGACGATCGCCGACGCGCACTGCAAGTCAGTCTTGATGAATTAAAACATCAACAGAACGAAACCGGTAACCAGATCGCCCTCTACCGCAACCCCAAGAGCCAGTGGTATCAGGCCGCGGTGGCCGCCGGCCGGTCCGTCGATCAACTCAAGGCCGAGGCCCAAAAGCTCGTCCACCAGATGGCCGACCTCAAGAACAAGACCAAGGACCTCGAAGCCGAGTTCAAGGAAGTCAGCGACCGGTTCGATGCCATGCTGCTGACCATCCCCCAGCCCCCCGCCCCCGAGGTCCCCGTCGGCCAGGACGACACCCAGAACGTCGAGATCCGCAGGGTCGGACAAGCGCCGCATCCCGGCTTCAAGCTCAAGGACCACGTTGCCCTGCTGACCGAACTGGGTATGCTCGATGTCGAACGCGGGGTCAAGCTGGCCGGTGCCCGGAACTACGTGCTCCGCGGGCTCGGCGTGGCCTTGCACCGAGCTGTGCTGCAGCTCGCCGTGGACCTGATGAATGAGCGCGGCTTCGTTCAGCTGGGCGTGCCCGTCCTCGTCCGCGACACCATGATGGTCGGCACCGGCTACTTCCCGGGCGGCGAGGAACAGGCCTACCGCTGCGAGCGCGACCAGATGAGCCTGGTGGGCACGGCCGAGGTGCCGTTGACCGCCTACCACTGCGACGAGATTCTCAACGAGGACGAACTCCCCAAGAAGTACTTCGCGCTGAGCTCGTGCTTCCGCCGCGAGGCTGGAGCGGCCGGCAAAGACACCTATGGACTGTACCGAATCCACACGTTCGACAAGGTCGAGCAGGTCATCATTTGCCGGAACGACGAGCAGACCTCGATCCAGCACCACGCGGAGATCCTCCAGAACGCCGAGGACGTCCTCACCAAGCTGGAACTGCCCTACCGGGTCGTTAACGTGTGCAGCGGCGACCTCGGACAGGGACAAGTTCAGAAATTCGATATCGAAACGTGGATGCCCTCACGCGGTAACTACGGCGAGACCCACTCGGCTTCGCGATTCTATGAGTTCCAGGCCCGGCGGCTTAAGCTGCGATATCGCGACAAGGACCGCAACCTCAAGTTCTGCCACACGCTGAACAACACGGTCATCGCCAGCCCCCGGGTCCTGATCGCACTAGTCGAGAACCACCAGAACCAAGACGGGACCATCCGTCTGCCCAAGGCCCTGCGACCCTACCTGGGTGGGCGCGAAGTGCTGGGGAAATCCTGAAATGCTCAAACGCCGACGCCAAAAGACCGGCCGATGCACGTTCCTGTTTCGCTAGCCGTCGTTCGGCTGCTGGGCGGCCCTTCGACGGCACCCTCACGGCGTCATACACTCAGAGAACCTGTAACGGAAGGACAATCAGCGTATCATATCGAGAAAGAACCTCGCGCCCTGCGCCACGCGCGGGCGAGTCACCATGTGGGCCTACCCTGGTAGGTGTGGCGCCGGCATCTTGTCGGTCAACCGACAGGCTCGAAGCCTGTCCGCCTATCAAGAGGAACTGTAAGGGAGTCTCAACCATGATCGTCGTTATGCAAGAAGGATGTCCAAAGGAAAACGTGGACCACGTCTGCCACTTGATCCGCGAGATGAGCCTGATCGATCACGTCATCGTCGGGACTGAACGGACAGTCGTCGCCGTGATCGGCGACGACCGCCTCAAGGACCGCAGCGTGCTGGAGAGCTGCCCGGGGGTCGATCGGGTCGTGCCGATTCTGGCTCCCTACAAGGTCGCCAGCCGGGTAGCCAAGCCGGAACCAACAGTCATTCCGCTCGGCGGGCGGCTCGGGGCGTCGGTCGGCGGGAGGAGAGTCTGCGTGATGGCCGGCCCATGCAGCGTCGAGGACCGCTCCATGCTGCTCGAAATCGCCCACGCCGTGAAGGATGCGGGCGCCACCGCACTGCGCGGCGGAGCCTTCAAGCCACGGACCAGCCCGTATCAGTTCCAGGGTTTGGGCGAAAAGGGCCTGAAGCACCTGGCCGAGGCCCGCGAGCAGACCGGCCTGGCCGTGGTCACCGAGGTCATGAGCATCGACCAGGTAGATTTGGTCTGCGAGTACGCCGACGTGCTCCAGATCGGTACACGGAACATGCACAACTTCAACCTGCTGACCGCGGTAGGCAAAACCAACAAACCGGTACTGCTCAAGCGAGGATGGATCGCCACCCTGGAGGAGTTCCTGCTGGCCGCCGAGTACATCATGGATGCGGGCAATCAACGGGTCGTTCTGTGCGAGCGCGGCATCCGCACACACGAGCAGTACGTGCGTAACACCCTCACCCTGGCCATCATCCCGGCGGTCAAGCGCGAATCGCACTTGCCCATCGTCATCGATCCGTCGCAAGGGACCGGCCACGCCTACATGGTACCGGCCATGTGCCGGGCATCGGTGGCCGCGGGCGCGGATGGACTGCTGATCGAGGTACACCACGATCCCGAGCACGCCATGACCGACGGAGGACAATCGGTGACCCTGCAGACCTTCACCAAGATCATGAAGGAAATCAAGGCCATCGCAGCGGTAGTGGAGAGGGAAGCGTAGCCCCAACGTGAGGCGTAATAAGCGATGAGTGACGGGTTGACCGGCGACGAGGATGTTGTGGGCGCCGCGAGGTTTGACGTCCGCGGTGCGTGCCGGTGGGTGATCGAACGGGCAGATTGTATTCAGATCGACACCGGGGCCATCGAGCGGTGGGCCAAGCACGTGTCACTACATGAGATCCGGCCCGCGCC
Protein-coding sequences here:
- a CDS encoding LamG domain-containing protein, giving the protein MSSARGTNDRQGHLFLAITTAAMMIIAGFATVRGSDQPTIGARADAAPIPWKMLVLIYRNVDATYIDSAGNEQHAAYSMSDTDYIYVVQAVSRLPVTISAWSAGKAAMSLKIVTVTDPMKTLNSNGAPDEYQALREISIYNPGDIYDSISMVYSLNDIWISGVASVGLSGRANSAGFSVIHMPINYVAWGATYPEEIILHEWLHNVEGYYRSPDSQIPGLHDAEAFGYAPDPDAGGSWHRWYEDYMQNRIWNGTTYVGVPAEAWQTHVPAGPISGSVPATPHPTEPANQAVGIPPQTVFKWMAAAGARWYGLQISTDPTFTDNYVDRWVEGTQYQVIDLPTGGSCYYRVRALNSTGMSPWSSVFSFTTAPESSTIRGKALRFDGVDDHVRVRRQIGNDFTLEAWIKTTSADVGYAPWDGRPVIHADLPYGDSRDFCSGIVNSKFAFSVGGPDVMVQSTTSVNSGDWVHVAAVRVQQTGTIKVYVNGREEAVQTGATTETLDTPVFIDLGGNTVNNRFFDGLMDEVRIWNRARSAGETAADMNRRLAGTESGLVGYWRMDEGFGEVARDSSLSATDGSLRYGPIWVASTAPITQPLADLDFDGDVDLDDFSLFRSCISGPSMPLSAGCRASDFDHDSDVDQSDFGIFQRCWSGANKPAWVDYVMADNFEEYPRYPLEKGVPGGFPLLNFPDISMYGQEPWGGYGANPHPGRLQKRWDETRGKLSGGIPYSEGIYEDLNKVICAQLYWSPERPAIETVRDYAAYEFSPAVADEVVEVVKIFEANHVRAKVAESAVKACELTERIEARMTPEARRAWRWRLFRIRAAIDQELYRNSQGQGRDEVFRNAYEELTEISHAKNTWPMLRPVLIPAVKTK
- a CDS encoding magnesium chelatase; the encoded protein is MSHKPTTLNELRDSGWQTKSVKREVHDNFLRMLRDGGELFPGIVGYEDTVIPEVNIGLLAQHDLLFLGEKGQAKSRLMRLLVRFLDPEIPCLDIPDCPVHEDPFKPVTAAGKRFLAEHSVDDVPITWWPREHRYAERLSPGTKFADIIGEIDPAKLAAGTSLGAEEALHFGLIPRMHRGIFAMNELPELDELVQVGLFNILEERDVQIRGFPVKFDIDVLILFSANPATYNRSGKVIPQLKDRIGTVIHTHYPRQREAGIRIMEQEAGISLDGEFSVQVPPFMKEIVEQMSICARRSKYVDQQSGVSARLSIANYRTMVASARQRAVRLGERPAVPRVSDLAHLEASSLGKLELDMMGSQQMSERQVLDAILAEAIRTVFDEYVDRHGLEEITGVFSKGVKIEVGDMLPSSHYAERVQRIPKIWEKAFEVNPADSPAVRASCVEFVLAGLHAKDQISRSQRHGRITYEL
- a CDS encoding nucleotidyltransferase — translated: MASTLDLLKRLADHGVECVLVGGMAGVVHGCGLITEDIDVCAPMSPENLTRLLAALNGLHPKHRMRPDRPPLPEDPARLHGFKNLYIETDLGQIDVLGEIAGLGGYDEVAGRAVTVDLDGRTYRVLSIDSLIQAKRAMGRPQDMRAVELLEVVYDRLRRQGR
- a CDS encoding 30S ribosomal protein S18, with amino-acid sequence MANDAQRKSGGRRQEKRRFADRGGEGWKGPIIDYKEVELLRKFMTASSKTMSRKRAGTSAREQRDLRRAIKRARFLALLPYTGT
- the serS gene encoding serine--tRNA ligase, with product MIDPKLIRQDPERFKNAVKLKRMDCDIDAFCTLDDRRRALQVSLDELKHQQNETGNQIALYRNPKSQWYQAAVAAGRSVDQLKAEAQKLVHQMADLKNKTKDLEAEFKEVSDRFDAMLLTIPQPPAPEVPVGQDDTQNVEIRRVGQAPHPGFKLKDHVALLTELGMLDVERGVKLAGARNYVLRGLGVALHRAVLQLAVDLMNERGFVQLGVPVLVRDTMMVGTGYFPGGEEQAYRCERDQMSLVGTAEVPLTAYHCDEILNEDELPKKYFALSSCFRREAGAAGKDTYGLYRIHTFDKVEQVIICRNDEQTSIQHHAEILQNAEDVLTKLELPYRVVNVCSGDLGQGQVQKFDIETWMPSRGNYGETHSASRFYEFQARRLKLRYRDKDRNLKFCHTLNNTVIASPRVLIALVENHQNQDGTIRLPKALRPYLGGREVLGKS
- the aroF gene encoding 3-deoxy-7-phosphoheptulonate synthase, with the protein product MIVVMQEGCPKENVDHVCHLIREMSLIDHVIVGTERTVVAVIGDDRLKDRSVLESCPGVDRVVPILAPYKVASRVAKPEPTVIPLGGRLGASVGGRRVCVMAGPCSVEDRSMLLEIAHAVKDAGATALRGGAFKPRTSPYQFQGLGEKGLKHLAEAREQTGLAVVTEVMSIDQVDLVCEYADVLQIGTRNMHNFNLLTAVGKTNKPVLLKRGWIATLEEFLLAAEYIMDAGNQRVVLCERGIRTHEQYVRNTLTLAIIPAVKRESHLPIVIDPSQGTGHAYMVPAMCRASVAAGADGLLIEVHHDPEHAMTDGGQSVTLQTFTKIMKEIKAIAAVVEREA